A window from Podospora bellae-mahoneyi strain CBS 112042 chromosome 1 map unlocalized CBS112042p_1, whole genome shotgun sequence encodes these proteins:
- a CDS encoding uncharacterized protein (EggNog:ENOG503PWW9), with product MSSHHEKAPQKKGSTQPHKHHEHHETGYTDEAAVECHDLIDRAEEEAHLHEPGSMYEPTTHPEKVHLANTSSSGKKSSSSSMPSSGSKTKKSGLEGSSSSTKESMKEGMGSMKESMKEGMGSMKDTMKDAMGKKK from the exons ATGAGCAGCCACCACGAGAAAGCCCCCCAGAAGAAGGGTTCCACTCAGCCTCACAAGCACCACGAGCATCATGAGACAGGGTATACAGATGAAGCGGCTGTCGAGTGTCACGATTTGATTGATCgtgccgaggaagaggcccAC CTTCACGAGCCCGGATCCATGTACGAGCCAACAACTCACCCCGAGAAGGTCCACCTGGCGAATACTAGCTCTTCGGGAAAGAAGAGCTCCTCGTCAAGCATGCCGTCCTCGGGCAGCAAAACGAAGAAGTCCGGTTTGGAAGgatccagcagcagcacaaagGAGAGCATGAAAGAAGGCATGGGGTCGATGAAGGAGAGCATGAAGGAGGGTATGGGCTCCATGAAGGATACCATGAAGGATGCCATGGGCAAGAAGAAATAG
- a CDS encoding uncharacterized protein (EggNog:ENOG503P2P2; COG:S), with product MSPTTNPWFLLVIFSPHESYKVPTCQRTTSGLCPTSFARGPLPSNASYIIDSFSSYLPQSKSQVINFSHTGNGKLNTMCDSCRNLIPEDPEFSPGSQYKWVWESDTDCEICQFICSTATSIHPDLGSTDDLEAWVRLDKRQNRFYFDFSGGYALQVYVKLGISPICSSSSNKQLSNSDNIFVDYEPDEGRDQPGLTTEDPIEFTRRCLEECEENHPKCSQRTSDLQPTRLIYCAEGADQLQLVDSDDIGDVEYVALSYCWGSDGLFRTTLDNIDELREGFDLETLPQTLQDAVDVTRQLGMEHIWIDAICIIQDDTAEWEQEAGRMAEVYGNARVTLAALSASTVTEGFLHWKRNPPVVTWELAGEDGETFLLVGKEGVKSGLHPQSLDRDNPWPGVGNFDDFLDPVQTRGWCFQEQVLSRRFIGFSSREVQWLCKTTMGCQCGPLDPDSGGSLRPRPPTLTMQDDAFAFWAEMISGYSRRALTYQKDKLPAIAGLAREIQNTTGAPYVGGIWIKDLTRSLNWVAREVNDVWACPDTYRAPSFSWASLDSPISMDPEDYLTGYVEVLEYSVEPKGQDPLGEINAASLTVSGYVHSATLMDSDDTAEGFEYDVRFKSSIRIARRYAMVRHDTKLVRVQIVDAAGEVQWSIQRAREGEMPGEEEFRPQVTVLALCLGVDEANRAIEFLILAQCPSDLKTCERIGSVRVTESDPQPDSEEEEELEFWKFDDFLAEITDENYKTTLTLV from the coding sequence ATGtcgccaaccaccaacccctggtttttgttggtgatatTCTCGCCTCATGAATCCTATAAAGTCCCAACTTGCCAAAGAACGACCAGCGGACTTTGCCCAACCTCCTTCGCACGCGGACCACTGCCCTCAAACGCCAGTTATATCATCGACAGTTTTTCTTCTTATCTTCCTCAATCAAAGTCCCAAGTAATTAATTTCTCGCACACCGGCAACGGCAAGTTAAACACCATGTGCGACAGCTGCCGCAACCTCATCCCAGAGGACCCAGAGTTCTCTCCCGGTAGCCAATACAAATGGGTCTGGGAATCCGACACAGACTGCGAGATTTGCCAGTTCATTTGTAGCACCGCGACATCAATTCACCCTGATCTAGGCTCAACCGACGACCTTGAAGCATGGGTGCGTCTAGATAAAAGACAGAACCGGTTCTATTTCGACTTCTCCGGCGGGTATGCCCTGCAGGTTTATGTCAAGCTCGGTATATCTCCCATttgctcttcctcatcaaacaAACAATTGTCTAATTCTGATAATATTTTTGTAGACTACGAACCTGATGAAGGTCGTGACCAGCCAGGACTCACCACCGAGGATCCAATCGAATTCACAAGAAGATGTCTTGAAGAGTGTGAAGAAAACCACCCTAAATGTTCCCAGCGCACCTCAGATCTCCAGCCAACACGCCTCATCTACTGCGCCGAAGGTGCTGATCAGCTCCAACTCGTGGACAGTGACGACATTGGCGACGTTGAATACGTCGCTTTAAGCTACTGCTGGGGCTCGGACGGTCTCTTCAGAACTACCCTAGACAACATCGACGAGTTGAGAGAAGGGTTTGACCTTGAAACCCTGCCGCAGACACTTCAAGACGCTGTAGATGTCACACGCCAGTTGGGGATGGAGCACATCTGGATTGATGCAATCTGCATCATCCAAGACGACACAGCTGAGTGGGAGCAAGAAGCTGGCAGGATGGCAGAGGTGTACGGGAATGCACGGGTTACTCTCGCTGCCTTGTCTGCGTCTACGGTGACGGAGGGGTTTCTTCACTGGAAAAGAAATCCACCGGTGGTGACCTGGGAGTtggctggtgaggatggtgaaaCGTTTCTGCTGGTTGGGAAAGAGGGAGTGAAAAGTGGCTTGCATCCCCAGAGTTTGGACCGCGATAACCCGTGGCCGGGTGTCGGCAACTTTGATGACTTCTTGGATCCAGTGCAAACAAGAGGATGGTGCTTTCAGGAGCAGGTACTCTCTCGCCGGTTCATAGGCTTTTCCAGCAGAGAGGTACAATGGCTCTGCAAGACCACCATGGGTTGCCAGTGCGGACCACTTGATCCCGACAGTGGAGGCAGCCTACGTCCCCGAcctcccaccctcaccatGCAAGACGATGCGTTTGCTTTCTGGGCTGAAATGATCTCCGGCTATAGCCGCAGAGCTCTCACCTATCAGAAGGACAAGCTGCCCGCGATCGCAGGTCTGGCCCGTGAAATCCAGAACACCACTGGTGCCCCTTACGTTGGTGGGATCTGGATAAAAGATCTGACACGCAGCCTGAACTGGGTAGCTCGCGAAGTGAACGATGTCTGGGCGTGTCCCGACACCTACAGAGCGCCCTCTTTCTCCTGGGCTTCTCTAGATTCTCCGATATCCATGGACCCCGAAGACTATCTAACTGGATATGTCGAGGTGCTGGAGTACTCTGTCGAGCCGAAAGGTCAAGATCCCCTTGGGGAGATCAACGCTGCCAGTTTGACCGTCAGTGGTTATGTGCATTCGGCCACCCTGATGGACAGTGATGACACCGCGGAGGGATTCGAATATGACGTCAGATTCAAGAGCAGCATCAGAATTGCCAGGAGGTACGCCATGGTTCGTCACGACACCAAGCTTGTCAGGGTTCAGATTGTGGACGCAGCCGGGGAAGTGCAGTGGTCTATCCAGCGAGCCAGAGAGGGGGAGATgccaggagaggaggagttcaGACCTCAGGTGACTGTGCTAGCGCTCTGCTTGGGTGTGGATGAAGCAAACAGGGCTATTGAGTTTCTCATCCTGGCACAGTGTCCAAGTGACCTAAAGACGTGTGAAAGAATTGGGTCCGTGAGGGTCACCGAATCTGACCCACAGCCCGAttctgaggaggaagaggagctcgAGTTTTGGAAGTTTGACGATTTTCTTGCTGAAATCACGGACGAAAACTACAAAACGACCCTCACATTGGTATAG
- a CDS encoding uncharacterized protein (EggNog:ENOG503PIPR; COG:S), protein MSDFQHRAMHHDGLYSTAAIHAGHHHHQHHHAMHPPQTQPPMMDHCVTTCPYEENIIQNGAVARMVLMFIRELVEHSSHQPRQSYACPMTRCHRPFPGPLQLIQHLLSCSEVSTGEFTCDKCNHWHTFPTSDKEWEQWAAVKTQQASGNEQGQVRRKRSLGSKIKGFATLTKRDPRKQNPAPDIHFKTEYSMDSRPSTAASSTPSTTFTSRCSEHHLHYQAHGHGNPTDFSTHHKPPLLPAGVPAIDGNGLFWPGFSADQLGNMPSGVPSVTPSSTLDTGSSKAISQNTSQTTLFTPSLNGFPPPVASVQVPTTMEQQPQYMFGTHASFNGIPSPVSAQPPPSAMVLDEPVNMNGADLTPTELRSPVSNESLNHGWWGNKLGIETARAVPTTTGSGTCFQMQSSIGAIDGMMTRDVTSGLTTPTSPCRHASPFFPIPQSSAHPMSRALSHESMQAGMTPVYNSPGTNASHVDSLSPQTDHDPHSLSLRTPFEPAPEDLVCDECQWKPRGVRENLKGYLRKHKNTHKGLRLSCDVVGCTKTFSRLDNLKKHKKDKHGIEDLATGATCAQPPPKQMVEEFHGEHHHVEDETEHKRPGTVDSEVRDMSGDYSMLWPALHF, encoded by the exons ATGTCGGATTTTCAACATCGAGCAATGCACCATGACGGACTCTACTCGACGGCAGCTATACACGCtggccatcaccatcaccaacatcaccatgcCATGCATCCTCCACAAACACAGCCGCCGATGATGGATCACTGCGTGACGACTTGCCC GTATGAGGAAAATATAATACAGAATGGCGCAGTGGCACGTATGGTGCTCATGTTCATTCGGGAACTCGTCGAGCattcttctcatcaaccacgGCAGAGTTATGCATGCCCCATGACGAGGTGCCACAGGCCCTTCCCCGGGCCGCTCCAACTCATTCAACACCTCCTATCCTGCTCGGAGGTTTCGACCGGCGAGTTCACCTGCGACAAGTGTAACCATTGGCACACATTTCCCACCAGCGATAAGGAATGGGAACAATGGGCGGCCGTGAAGACACAGCAAGCTTCTGGGAATGAGCAAGGGCAGGTGCGGAGGAAGCGGAGTCTTGGTTCGAAAATCAAGGGTTTTGCTACTCTGACCAAAAGAGATCCGCGCAAACAAAATCCCGCCCCGGATATCCATTTCAAGACCGAGTACTCGATGGACAGTCGGCCGAGTACCGCGGCgtcctcaaccccaagcaCCACATTTACAAGCCGATGTTCTGAGCATCATCTGCATTACCAAGCCCATGGCCACGGAAATCCCACGGACTTTTCCACTCACCATAAGCCACCTTTGCTACCTGCGGGTGTACCAGCAATCGATGGCAATGGTTTGTTTTGGCCAGGGTTTAGTGCTGACCAACTTGGGAACATGCCTTCAGGGGTTCCATCTGTTACACCTTCATCTACACTGGACACCGGTTCTTCGAAGGCGATCTCCCAAAACACTTCTCAGACCACGCTGTTCACACCTAGCTTGAACGGATTCCCACCTCCTGTGGCGTCTGTCCAGGTCCCAACAACTATGGAACAGCAACCGCAGTATATGTTTGGTACACACGCATCGTTCAATGGAATACCATCTCCAGTATCCGcccagccaccaccctccgCAATGGTGTTGGATGAACCCGTAAACATGAACGGGGCAGACCTAACACCAACCGAACTTCGCTCGCCGGTATCGAATGAAAGCTTGAACCACGGCTGGTGGGGAAACAAGCTTGGAATCGAAACAGCCCGAGCAGTGCCTACTACCACAGGATCGGGTACCTGCTTCCAGATGCAGTCTTCGATTGGTGCCATTGATGGAATGATGACTAGAGACGTCACAAGCGGTCTTACAACGCCCACCTCGCCATGTCGACACGCATCACCGTTCTTCCCGATCCCGCAATCCTCCGCCCATCCGATGTCACGAGCTCTCAGCCACGAATCGATGCAAGCAGGCATGACGCCGGTTTACAACTCACCAGGGACAAACGCCAGCCATGTGGATTCCCTGTCACCGCAGACAGACCACGATCCTCACTCTCTGTCGCTGCGAACACCCTTTGAGCCGGCACCGGAGGATCTAGTCTGTGATGAGTGCCAATGGAAGCCCCGAGGCGTGAGGGAGAATTTGAAGGGGTATTTACGGAAGCATAAAAACACACACAaagggttgaggttgtcgtgTGATGTGGTGGGTTGCACGAAGACGTTTAGTCGGTTGGATAATCTCAAGAAACATAAGAAGGATAAGCATGGGATCGAAGACTTGGCTACTGGGGCGACTTGTGCGCAACCACCTCCAAAgcagatggtggaggagtttcATGGGGAACATCATCatgtggaggatgagacGGAGCATAAGCGGCCGGGAACGGTGGACTCGGAGGTACGGGATATGTCGGGAGATTATTCGATGCTTTGGCCGGCATTGCACTTTTGA
- a CDS encoding uncharacterized protein (EggNog:ENOG503P2JM; COG:I) yields MTDFGPIHVVEPRAPHAHTIILLHGRGSTGEEFAKELFESKLSTGKTLQEHLGSWRWVFPSSAELWSTAFEEDMPAWFEAHSLTDTTARQDLQMAGIRDSVRYLTRLLGQEVDRLGGSSGKVVLSGISQGGAIGLWSLLCAGADGAAGRLGGFVGASAWLPFADELERHLGREAQAQQDTIRAADTGEVDSDAFLEELAGATRGTLREPNASQQGLLSVPVFLGHGTDDAYVDVSLGRRAAVVLGKIGLRVEWREYSGAEQEGHWLKEPEELDDIVRFLESISAV; encoded by the coding sequence ATGACCGACTTTGGACCCATCCATGTCGTAGAGCCTCGCGCTCCGCACGCCCACACCATCATTCTCCTTCACGGCCGTGGTAGTACCGGCGAAGAATTCGCCAAGGAGCTCTTTGAGTCCAAGCTCTCCACCGGCAAGACACTGCAAGAACACCTCGGATCCTGGCGCTGGGTCTTCCCGTCGTCGGCTGAGTTGTGGAGCACGGCGTTTGAGGAGGACATGCCGGCGTGGTTTGAGGCGCACTCCCTGACGGACACCACGGCGAGACAAGACTTGCAGATGGCTGGGATCAGGGACTCGGTGCGCTACCTGACCCGACTGCTCGGTCAAGAGGTTGACAGGCTGGGAGGTAGCTCTGGCAAGGTGGTGCTGAGCGGAATCAGCCAGGGAGGTGCTATCGGGCTGTGGTCTTTGCTCTGTGCGGGTGCCGACGGCGCAGCCGGACGTCTGGGGGGATTTGTCGGGGCGAGCGCTTGGCTCCCGTTCGCTGACGAGCTTGAGCGGCACCTTGGCCGGGAGGCTCAGGCGCAGCAAGACACCATCCGGGCTGCTGACACCGGAGAGGTTGACTCTGATGCTTTCctggaggagttggctgGCGCGACACGGGGGACGCTACGGGAGCCGAATGCTTCCCAGCAGGGCTTGTTGTCAGTTCCAGTGTTCCTGGGCCATGGGACGGACGATGCTTATGTGGATGTCAGTTTGGGGCGGCGGGCAGCTGTTGTTCTGGGCAAAATTGGCCTAAGGGTTGAATGGCGCGAGTATTCAGGGGCAGAGCAGGAAGGACACTGGCTTAAGGAACCGGAGGAGCTGGACGATATCGTACGGTTTCTGGAGTCCATATCAGCCGTCTAG